In a single window of the Porites lutea chromosome 14, jaPorLute2.1, whole genome shotgun sequence genome:
- the LOC140924848 gene encoding BTB and MATH domain-containing protein 36-like — MTQDFGSAYPTDFLEPWKLSDVVLVVEDKKFHVHRSILAFWSPVFEKMFTTEFKEKNNDEIPLPGKKGSEIKHLLLMLYPSLEEKQVTESNCYFLCELAHEYQIKPIARKCEAVMVTMVKHRVENDVLAMLIYGQKYQLKTLILTCVYEARRLKLMELTQHERRDEIEPDNYLQIAEGIIQRLETKCKEVREGSLKSLERVSESLYVHAKGKNMAQESDTGYRVPETTVERLGYLLSDDVKSSGYVQCMNLKSVAEELIAHKETIETLP, encoded by the coding sequence ATGACGCAAGATTTCGGTTCAGCTTACCCTACTGATTTCCTAGAACCATGGAAGTTAAGCGATGTGGTGCTTGTTGTTGAAGATAAGAAATTCCACGTTCATCGAAGCATTCTTGCGTTCTGGTCGCCCGTGTTTGAAAAGATGTTCACTACAGAATTCAAGGAGAAGAATAACGATGAAATCCCTCTTCCAGGGAAGAAAGGAAGCGAAATCAAACACTTACTACTCATGCTGTATCCTTCTTTAGAGGAGAAACAAGTGACAGAGAGTAATTGTTACTTTTTGTGTGAACTTGCTCATGAATATCAAATAAAGCCCATCGCTCGGAAGTGTGAGGCGGTAATGGTTACTATGGTCAAGCATAGAGTTGAGAATGATGTTCTGGCAATGCTTATCTATGGACAAAAGTACCAGCTAAAAACTCTGATTTTGACGTGTGTATATGAAGCAAGACGCTTGAAATTGATGGAATTAACACAGCACGAGAGGCGTGACGAGATTGAGCCAGACAACTATCTGCAGATTGCTGAGGGAATTATCCAGCGACTCGAGACAAAGTGTAAGGAGGTGAGAGAAGGGAGTCTGAAAAGTCTGGAGCGTGTAAGTGAAAGCCTGTACGTGCATGCTAAAGGTAAAAATATGGCGCAAGAGTCGGACACGGGCTATAGAGTGCCAGAAACCACTGTTGAGCGTTTAGGTTATCTCCTGAGTGACGATGTTAAAAGCAGCGGTTACGTTCAATGTATGAACCTTAAAAGCGTTGCCGAAGAGTTGATAGCTCACAAGGAAACGATTGAGACCCTACCTTGA
- the LOC140923998 gene encoding BTB and MATH domain-containing protein 38-like — MAQADAPPYPTDFLEPWKLSDVVLVVEDQKFHVHRSILVYWSPVFEKMFTSEFKEKNKDEIPLPGKKASEIKQLLYMLYPSLEEKQVTKANCYFLLELAHEYRIQSIVEKCPSFMVFMVKEKMEDDVLAMLIYGQKYQLKTLISACIDGARRLSLEQLKQHKKEIEPDNYLQIAEGIIQRLETLETQCKKVKEGSLRCLDRVCESLYRHARAKLPRPATQNTTDGVLRLFSKRR, encoded by the coding sequence ATGGCACAAGCGGACGCTCCACCTTACCCAACTGATTTCCTAGAACCTTGGAAGTTAAGCGATGTGGTGCTTGTAGTTGAAGATCAGAAATTCCATGTTCATCGAAGCATTCTGGTATACTGGTCGCCCGTGTTTGAAAAGATGTTCACTTCAGAATTCAAGGAGAAGAATAAAGATGAAATTCCTCTTCCAGGGAAGAAAGCAAGCGAAATCAAGCAGTTGCTCTATATGCTGTATCCTTCTTTGGAAGAGAAACAAGTGACCAAGGCAAATTGTTACTTCTTGCTTGAACTTGCTCACGAATATCGAATACAGTCCATTGTTGAGAAGTGCCCATCGTTTATGGTTTTTATGGTCAAAGAAAAGATGGAAGATGATGTTCTTGCGATGCTCATCTATGGGCAAAAGTACCAGCTTAAAACTCTTATATCGGCGTGTATAGATGGGGCACGACGTTTATCGTTGGAGCAATTGAAACAGCATAAAAAAGAGATCGAGCCAGATAACTACCTGCAGATTGCTGAGGGAATTATTCAGCGACTCGAGACACTCGAGACACAATGTAAGAAGGTGAAAGAGGGGAGTCTGAGATGTCTGGATCGTGTATGTGAAAGCCTTTACAGGCATGCTCGAGCGAAACTACCTAGACCAGCCACGCAAAACACCACTGACGGGGTTCTTAGACTGTTTAGTAAACGACGTTGA
- the LOC140924847 gene encoding BTB and MATH domain-containing protein 36-like encodes MAQADAPPYPTDFLEPWMFSDVVLVVEDQKFHVHRSILAVWSPVFEKMFTSEFKEKNKDEIPLPGKKASEIKQLLYMLYPSLEEKQVTKTNCYFLLELAHEYRIQSIVEKCQSFMVVMVKEKMEDDVLAMLIYGQKYQLKTLISACIDGARRLSLKELKRHKGKIEPDNYLSIAEGIIQRLETQCDEVREGSLKCLARVCQNLYWHDREKNNSRAPSTDVVLNHLLKDVDKSSGDVVCNSLKCVAEELTAQKKILETLPSFQRKNTLNLTGLRRLRR; translated from the coding sequence ATGGCACAAGCGGACGCTCCACCTTACCCAACTGATTTCCTAGAACCATGGATGTTTAGCGATGTGGTTCTTGTTGTTGAAGATCAGAAATTCCATGTTCATCGAAGTATCCTTGCAGTTTGGTCGCCCGTGTTTGAAAAGATGTTCACTTCAGAATTCAAGGAGAAGAATAAAGATGAAATTCCTCTTCCAGGGAAGAAAGCAAGCGAAATCAAGCAGTTGCTCTATATGCTGTATCCTTCTTTGGAAGAGAAACAAGTGACCAAGACAAATTGTTACTTCTTGCTTGAACTTGCTCACGAATATCGAATACAGTCCATAGTTGAGAAGTGCCAATCGTTTATGGTTGTTATGGTCAAAGAAAAGATGGAAGATGATGTTCTTGCGATGCTCATCTATGGGCAAAAGTACCAGCTCAAAACTCTTATATCGGCGTGTATAGATGGGGCACGACGTTTATCGTTGAAGGAATTGAAACGGCATAAAGGAAAGATCGAGCCAGACAACTACCTGTCGATTGCTGAGGGAATTATCCAGCGACTCGAAACACAGTGTGATGAGGTCAGAGAAGGGAGCCTGAAATGTCTGGCGCGTGTGTGTCAAAACCTATACTGGCATGATcgagagaaaaataattcacGAGCGCCAAGTACTGATGTGGTTTTAAACCATTTGCTAAAAGACGTTGATAAAAGTAGCGGTGACGTTGTCTGTAACAGTCTTAAATGTGTCGCCGAAGAATTAACAGCTCAAAAGAAAATATTGGAGACCTTACCTTCATTTCAGCGGAAAAATACACTCAATCTAACTGGCTTGCGAAGACTGAGGCGCTAA
- the LOC140924830 gene encoding uncharacterized protein produces MSRVCLCTRHTPLEAEMSNARTEAVMSTENPDAESDGEGFEIEVFKSQVVTIASCSFTEDKSSVENIRYKSCGDPTGLLPNKVTAVVEANDSKKESIVAGSAVEHKARRFKRISLPQWLLKPSRKTSHSSSRIRRVSGAGKHRIMRINSAPTKSFTPGNGNNFAHYDESKFHIFHKNASKEKEHEAANQQTKETRKMRRVSLPAHVLDMSGSMMAKRLADAPMPRTPDPKRKNLAELDEKFIQSLQIKGPQFTSSMTTTKRASAGENIMVSGSQVSSASHAENHEAEAKPASTRDTREVLTQLKNARKENPVSSKPHDNSRPLSRPVLKLHRFHNPDIFYVPLPDDETQSTDNLSYKLCRARLIEPRSENYMIQECVKEELQAFLHDKQFCSQSCQRWCLELSQSIKTTVHRLKDCQSKIACIVYIGALRGHGVHAAAQCIWTPNDDNFITVNFRNRSMIAVASVLAIKYV; encoded by the coding sequence ATGAGCCGAGTTTGCCTCTGCACTCGACACACGCCCCTCGAAGCAGAAATGTCGAACGCTCGTACCGAAGCAGTGATGAGTACGGAAAACCCTGACGCTGAGTCGGACGGGGAAGGCTTTGAGATTGAAGTGTTTAAATCGCAAGTGGTAACTATCGCCTCGTGCAGTTTTACAGAGGACAAAAGTAGCGTGGAGAATATTCGCTATAAAAGCTGCGGTGATCCAACCGGACTTCTACCCAACAAAGTGACCGCTGTTGTCGAAGCAAACGATAGCAAAAAAGAGTCCATTGTGGCTGGAAGTGCCGTGGAGCATAAAGCGAGGCGATTCAAGCGTATCTCACTCCCTCAGTGGCTTCTAAAACCAAGCAGAAAAACCTCGCACAGCTCATCGCGCATACGAAGAGTAAGCGGTGCCGGAAAGCATAGGATAATGCGCATTAACTCGGCGCCAACTAAATCGTTTACTCCTGGAAATGGGAATAATTTTGCTCATTACGACGAGAGTAAGTTCCATATTTTCCACAAGAACGCTTCTAAAGAAAAAGAGCACGAGGCGGCTAATCAACAGACTAAAGAAACGCGGAAAATGAGAAGGGTATCTTTACCAGCTCATGTGTTAGACATGTCAGGATCAATGATGGCTAAACGACTAGCTGACGCGCCAATGCCACGAACACCTGACCCGAAGAGAAAAAACCTCGCGGAATTAGACGAAAAATTTATCCAGTCTTTGCAAATAAAAGGCCCTCAGTTCACCAGCAGCATGACAACAACGAAACGGGCATCAGCTGGGGAAAATATTATGGTCAGTGGCAGCCAAGTCTCGTCTGCGAGTCATGCCGAGAATCACGAAGCAGAGGCAAAGCCGGCTTCCACGCGCGACACACGCGAGGTCTTAACGCAGTTAAAGAatgcaagaaaggaaaatcctgTTTCGTCAAAGCCTCATGACAATTCTAGACCATTGTCGCGCCCGGTGCTTAAATTGCACAGGTTTCACAACCCGGACATTTTCTACGTTCCATTACCGGATGATGAAACGCAGAGTACGGATAATTTATCGTACAAGTTGTGTCGCGCTCGCCTTATTGAGCCGAGGAGTGAAAACTACATGATACAAGAATGTGTGAAAGAGGAATTGCAGGCATTTCTACACGATAAACAGTTCTGCAGTCAATCGTGCCAGCGATGGTGTCTAGAGCTAAGCCAAAGTATCAAAACCACAGTGCATAGGCTTAAGGACTGCCAAAGCAAGATCGCGTGTATCGTGTACATTGGCGCATTGCGTGGACACGGGGTCCACGCGGCCGCACAGTGCATTTGGACACCAAATGACGACAATTTTATCACCGTGAACTTTAGAAATCGTTCTATGATTGCCGTAGCATCGGTTTTGGCAATCAAATATGTCTGA
- the LOC140924834 gene encoding uncharacterized protein produces the protein MAVITRFLFMISMLDLVHKAVTIEQCNGPRQLPVRDKMLNGHTYKTRWARSGFAECLFVCREEKVCQSFNFVVKESKCEFNNRTKEACRPEDFVSDPDRLYVKLDVSRVPLGSDPELPATSCHEINANEGKRMDDGTYWMLLSGKIVRAFCNMTSQPEDIDECSADPPICTNGRCNNTVASYHCFCHPGFTGNGKTCSDIDECAGNLHDCHVNTYCDNTCGSYKCLPYLNGSTILRNDSRYLEPLTSFLKPVVNSSVRCRFVRCWHAKKDGWAASTFHGNCDDKGPTVTIIQVGSFIFGGYSDVSWKNFSSCRTTNSTKAFIYSLMNYNNVSGYAVYNPVKAEIIRWRSNFTSVPVKSCASRGPFFNIDVEITNNAATKRDSRTYCGVNYDLPTGADYGKACKFYAGTYRFTPTDVEVFYETTS, from the exons ATGGCCGTGATCACACGGTTTCTCTTCATGATCTCAATGCTTGACCTGGTTCATAAAGCAGTGACTATAGAACAATGTAACGGACCGCGCCAGTTACCCGTGCGGGACAAGATGCTCAATGGACACACCTATAAAACGCGATGGGCACGATCCGGCTTTGCAGAGTGCTTGTTTGTGTGTAGGGAGGAGAAAGTTTGCCAAAGCttcaattttgttgttaaagAAAGCAAGTGTGAGTTCAATAATCGCACAAAGGAAGCCTGCAGACCCGAAGATTTTGTTTCCGACCCTGATCGACTTTATGTCAAACTTGATGTCAGTAGAG TTCCCCTTGGCTCTGACCCTGAGCTGCCCGCTACCTCTTGCCACGAAATAAATGCAAACGAAGGGAAACGAATGGACGACGGTACATACTGGATGTTGTTATCTGGAAAGATTGTTCGTGCTTTCTGTAACATGACCTCACAGCCGGAAG atatcgatgaatgcagTGCTGATCCACCCATCTGTACCAACGGCAGATGCAATAACACTGTTGCCTCCTATCACTGTTTCTGTCATCCGGGTTTCACAGGAAATGGGAAAACTTGCAGCG atatcgatgaatgtgcgGGCAACTTGCATGACTGTCACGTTAATACGTACTGTGATAACACTTGTGGATCCTACAAATGCTTAC CTTACTTAAATGGATCAACTATTCTTCGCAATGACAGCAGGTACTTAGAGCCTTTAACTTCATTTTTGAAGCCAGTGGTCAATAGCTCAGTCCGTTGTAGGTTTGTGAGGTGTTGGCACGCTAAAAAGGACGGATGGGCGGCGTCTACTTTCCACGGCAACTGTGATGACAAGGGACCCACTGTTACTATCATTCAAGTGGGCAGTTTCATATTTGGTGGATACAGTGATGTATCATGGAAAAACTTCA GTTCTTGCCGTACTACAAATTCAACAAAAGCCTTCATCTACTCACTGATGAACTACAACAACGTTTCTGGATACGCTGTATACAATCCTGTTAAGGCAGAAATCATACGCTGGCGGAGTAATTTTACGTCAGTACCTGTAAAGAGTTGTGCTTCGCGCGGACCATTCTTTAACATTGACGTTGAGATAACAAACAACGCTGCAACCAAAAGGGATTCTCGCACTTATTGTGGCGTCAACTACGACCTTCCCACAGGTGCTGACTATGGTAAAGCATGTAAATTCTATGCTGGAACCTACCGATTTACTCCAACAGATGTCGAAGTATTCTACGAAACAACCTCTTAA